Part of the Xenopus tropicalis strain Nigerian chromosome 3, UCB_Xtro_10.0, whole genome shotgun sequence genome, GCGTAAACTCCGCTTCCCGAGATCCCCCTGTGCGGACCACACTGATTGGCTGCTTAGGAGGACGTGGCAGCCGGCGAGCCGCATCCATTGTGAGCTTCCGCCTCCAGTTGAAGATGGCGGCCGGTGGTGTATTGCTTCTCCTCGCTGCTTGCTTTGGCCCGGCCTTTTCTCTCTACTTCCATATAGGGGAAACCGAGAAGAAATGCTTCATAGAAGAGATTCCCGATGAGACTATGGTCGTAGGTGAGCTTCCTGGGGAGGTGGGAGAAGGGGAAAGCGTGTGTATAAATCTCTTACACGTTATGCATTTGTCCTGGTTGTAATGGTGTGCCACTATCGAACAGAAGCTTACAGAGTATGCTTGGACTTGTGGTGCGACAGGTGCAGGCTACAGTTACCAGTAGTCAGGGTTTATTATATCCCATAAGTCAGGTACTGATGGACTCAGTGCTCTTGTCATTATTATTCCCTCTTCCTAGCTAATCAAATTGGAaagccccatactgactgtattTTCTTCaactatacatttattacagattCTCAGTGATTCTAAATTAGATGTAGTTGCCATTCAACTCAGTATTTGCTTCTACCATTTTATTCTCATGTTTTGACTCTTCAAACAATGTATCAGTCTATTCGCCCTCTGAAATGTTAATCACCTGCTCTTGCTACATTATTGcacgagtcagaaccagcagtgctgaGAATATAAACAACCAGAAAGTGATTTAATGGGAATTACACTTGCAACTATATTTGAATCCAGTGAAAATGTGTATTGTAAAGATGCTTGGAATTAttctttcattttgcaaaaacagatttttggTGGACAACCAggttaaaaaatacagttttggGGGAAAAATGAATTTGTAATAATATTGTACAACTGGTACATGATATAATCTACATATCCGAATTAGAAGTCATACTATAGTCATAGGTTGATTTTGTGGGATGCCTTTTAGGCCCTTGATGAGCAGTTACCACACTTCCCAGTTGTGATGCTTAGTGAGCCAACAAGTACAACTTCTGGCAGGAAGCAAGATTCCAGTTTTTCTTTCCAGGTCTGATGAGGTGGCTGAGCTGCCGTCTGGCTTTTATAAAAGgtgtacacatttctttttgaaTATTCAACCAGTTTTGGAACATTTGTTGTTGGCTGTGTCATTTAAGTGACTCCTTAAAAATTGGTAATAAGGCATTATTCATAATCATGTAGTGGGACTTTTTATGCACCAGTGCTGCATTGGGCCCCAAGCAGTCAAAAGCTTCTTCCACAGTGAAGCCTCTGTTGGCTTGCATGATTTTGGGCAGCCTTCTATTGTGTTTGCTAAAGAGAATTTCACCTTCAGGCACCATAAACTATGTGAAGCAAGTTATTTTCTGCACTCCTTTATCTGTAGAACAGGCAGCTGCTATTAGCCGTCTGTCATGAAACTTCTTTAAagcataaagctggccattcacgTTACAGTTACGATCTTCCCTGCGAGCAATGGTTGACGACCAAAGATCGTTCGTATCCTCCATTGActtcagggctgaattttcaAATATGGGGGatgaaacaataggaattctgccccatctgacgattcagccctaaacgcagcttttgTCCTGGTGATCGACTAGACGGCCGATATCCAATGCttttgccgatatcagtcctctTGTTGATCCACCATACATTCACCAAAtgtcgtacaaaaccttgtttccaGCTGTTCCCCCAAGAAATTTTCACTTTTCATTTAAGAAATGGTAATGTTGCTAGTAACCTCTTCATTTTCTCATCTGCCAATGCACGAggcactggccaacatggtgcatTGGCAAgtgacatttttaaacctgcaaacCAATATAGTTTAAAACATCAGAATTGGCAGGCCACCATACACACAAATAATTGTGTGATACTTTGttttatctgtgtgtgtgtatggccacattttgTAGCATAAGTAGTTTACTGTGTCCAGCACATTATAGACTATCTTATCAGTGTCTTTGACATTACAGGTAATTATCGCACCCAGATGTTTGATAAGCAGAGAGAGGACTATCTGCCAGCAACACCTGGACTTGGCATGTTTGTAGAGGTGAAGGATCCAGATGATAAGGTAAGAAAATGATGTCCAATTTCAGAGCTTGGATTGTGTGCAGTCATATGATGCCTTTGCAACAAACCAAGCTGTCTGCTTATGCATCTTGTCAAGAAGTTGTTAAAAAAGCATAGAGCTCTCTCAGGCAACTGCTAGTCACAAAGAGCAATGCAGCAATGGTATGTCTTTTTTATTTCTCAAGGTCATTCTGTCTCGCCAGTATGGCTCTGAAGGACGTTTCACTTTTACTTCCCATACACCCGGAGAACATCAGATTTGTCTGCATTCTAACTCCACTAAGTTTGCACTCTTTGCGGGAGGTATGCTGGTAAGTGTTAAAAATCTGTATACATGGATGTAAGGATAGTGTTAGAATGGAGATAGATATAAATGCATTTACATGATGCTGGTGTGAATCTGCTTTGCAGTTCTGTAGTAAGGTAAATGCAATACTTACAAAGGAAATCAACAACATTCTACATGTTTTGTGGTTACCTGTGGTATTATGTAGTACTGTACCACATTAGCAATGCAATCATTTCTCATGGTTTGTTTTTGCGAATATAGTTTATCAGTATGAAATGCACAAGATCTGTTTATCATGTTGATAAATGTTATGCCTTCCTAACATCATGCATTGCATGTTGTGCGAAGGCTGCTAAATGCTTAGTGTGTACATCtacttttgtaataaaaaaaaatatatat contains:
- the tmed9 gene encoding transmembrane emp24 domain-containing protein 9 precursor — encoded protein: MAAGGVLLLLAACFGPAFSLYFHIGETEKKCFIEEIPDETMVVGNYRTQMFDKQREDYLPATPGLGMFVEVKDPDDKVILSRQYGSEGRFTFTSHTPGEHQICLHSNSTKFALFAGGMLRVHLDIQVGEHANDYVDIAAKDKLNTLQLRVRQLIEQVEQIQKEQNYQRWREERFRQTSESTSQRVLWWSIAQTLILVTIGVWQMKHLKGFFEAKKLV